In Betta splendens chromosome 19, fBetSpl5.4, whole genome shotgun sequence, the following proteins share a genomic window:
- the tmem94 gene encoding transmembrane protein 94 isoform X2 has protein sequence MEPQDKKKEEDAVTLGLSTGQALVKLRDQLSSLLEQHQRAAHRQASAQERWVNSFLYHGNRHSCLHWSGGALTLLVVLGLICCHGSQPEGSSGIEVVNALALLLLFLLNLLLVRRQERLKRSEMVRRLKGIITQLSDYLSGCVDEVQWAPSLYPDLYTPSSPSWSLHWTYRDSQLVNLPVGLLVEGDIIALRPGQEAFASLRGIKDDEHIVLEPGDLFPPFSPPPSPQGNEKRGPQNPQQHRLFRVVRTPILESVRNSLELALSRPVTVLDNERFTVQSVITKIVCPAVLLAFLLVNTVRYFCDAPSLTPPCYNFLQLQLMGVLPILPLLFPVMWVLVNAFGEARVLAEFSRVSPSGLEMLRCVWRHLVGVLKGESQTLCYTSSLLHTLGSVTVLCCVDKQGVLSWPNPSPETVLFFSGRVEPPHNSQDDLRDDLSVNSYCRMEAEDDRDEVQEAEALLALPAESSAPGERPDASETSHDTARSSDTLRLRQPCQHTQGRTKHHSGSNVSFSHDTEGGEDDLAQDFVMGCLDAEAEDFVCDYHLEMLSLSQDQQNPASIQFDDLSWQCHLPSLKPLGLNIMLNLCNASATKQLCRFSDHLSNLALQESHGIVLPVYVPWGLCELSRLIGFTPGARELFKQENHLALYQLPSGEKTKEFTSRRLHYITKRQPPISHLISLFVRDSSSNNVQMLSHGSADLILEACTDFWDGTDIYPLSGSDRKKILDFYQRACLSGYCSAFAYKPMQVSLSSQLNGKCIELAPGPCLFSGVELPSTTPIKHSSNRNSWSSDEGIGEGVEREDCVQALSGQIFMGMVSSQFQARLDTVRLIDALVTACIRFVYFSMEDELRSKVFAEKMGLETGWNCHISLTPNGDGRCDGALSSPSHGSLHEDLNQDSRDEAEGPLLPEEEVHSDLASFQPTDSDVPSFLEDCNRAKLPRGIRQVRPHLKNIDNVPLLVPLFTDCTPDTMCEMMKIMQENREVTCCLGSSANFRNSRLFLQSDLSIALDPLYPSQCSWETFGYATGGGFSGDAEGLSPLRLSGQLNSLGCSATFHQGESVSMIKLIEQARHTTSGIRKCFLFLLQCQLSLVIIQFLACVVQLPPPMNTTDILWLSCFSCPLLSVSLLGKPPDSTVMTVATGKNLNAIPRKTQNYFLGCFLLKFGLTVCAYLLAFGFTLQEVCLQSRNITLANNSNVTCDILIISSSDDSPRWFNELSNGLLLTQKVMALFLVLHTVVISLSYVHRSQPLWRKSPFSNTWWCITVPVVLLGQIVQATVDYLLWQKQGSFLNFHLGDIPLLSWLLVSVSLLLVVVVNEVVKLHEIRVRVRYQKRQKLQFETKLGMNSPF, from the exons ATGGAGCCGCAGGATAAGAAGAAG GAGGAGGATGCCGTGACTCTGGGCCTTTCAACCGGCCAGGCACTGGTGAAGCTCCGGGACCAGCtcagcagcctgctggagcagcaccagAGGGCTGCACACAGACAAGCCTCAGCACAG GAGCGGTGGGTAAATAGCTTCCTTTACCATGGAAACCGTCACTCCTGCCTTCATTGGTCAGGAGGTGCGCTTACTCTACTAGTGGTGCTGGGACtcatctgttgccatggcagccagCCAGAGGGCAG TTCTGGTATAGAGGTGGTGAATGCTCtcgccctcctccttctctttctgctcAACCTGCTGCTAGTCAGACGTCAGGAGAGGCTGAAGAGGAGTGAAATGGTCCGGCGCCTTAAGGGCATTATCACACAGCTAAGCG ACTATCTGTCAGGGTGCGTGGACGAAGTGCAGTGGGCTCCATCACTTTATCCTGACTTGTACACACCCTCGTCCCCATCGTGGTCCCTTCATTGGACCTACCGTGACTCCCAGCTGGTCAATCTGCCTGTCGGCCTGTTGGTGGAAGGGGACATCATTGCCCTGAGACCTGGGCAAGAGGCTTTTGCATCACTGCGGGGCATAAAA gaTGATGAGCACATTGTGTTGGAGCCAGGGGATTTATTCCCACCATtttccccacctccctccccacAAGGCAACGAGAAGAGAGGGCCTCAGAACCCCCAGCAACACCGCCTCTTCAGAGTGGTCCGGACGCCAATACTGGAATCAGTCAG GAACAGTTTGGAGCTGGCGCTGTCTCGGCCGGTCACAGTATTAGATAATGAGAGGTTCACAGTGCAGTCGGTCATCACCAAAATAGTCTGTCCTGCTGTGCTG CTGGCGTTCCTGCTGGTGAACACTGTTCGCTACTTCTGTGACGCACCCAGCCTCACACCTCCCTGCTATAATTTCCTTCAACTTCAG CTGATGGGGGTTCTGCCCATTTTACCTCTACTCTTCCCTGTCATGTGGGTGCTGGTGAATGCCTTTGGAGAGGCCAGAGTCCTTGCCGAGTTCAGCCGGGTGTCACCCTCTGGTCTG GAGATGCTGCGTTGTGTGTGGAGGCACTTGGTCGGCGTCCTAAAGGGGGAGTCTCAGACGCTCTGCTACACTTCCAGCCTGTTACACACTCTCGGATCTGTCACT GTTTTGTGCTGTGTGGACAAGCAGGGTGTCCTATCGTGGCCTAACCCCAGTCCAGAGACTGTACTGTTCTTCAGTGGACGAGTAGAACCTCCTCACAACAGCCAGGATGATCTCAGGGATGACCTGTCTGTCAACTCTTACTGCCGTATGGAGGCTGAGGATGATCGAGATGAG GTCCAGGAGGCAGAGGCCCTGCTCGCTCTACCTGCAGAGTCGTCCGCACCGGGCGAGAGGCCAGACGCCAGCGAAACCTCCCATGACACTGCTCGCTCCTCTGACACGCTCAGACTCCGCCAGCCCTGTCAGCACACACAGGGTCGCACCAAACACCATTCTGGATCCAACGTGAGCTTTAGCCACGACACTGAGGGAGGCGAGGACGACCTGGCCCAG GATTTTGTGATGGGCTGTTTGGACGCAGAGGCTGAGGATTTTGTCTGTGACTACCACCTGGAAATGCTCAGCCTGTCGCAGGACCAGCAGAACCCAGCGAGCATCCAGTTCGACGACCTGTCCTGGCAGTGTCACTTGCCTTCCCTAAAGCCCCTGGGCCTTAACATCATGCTGAACCTGTGCAATGCCAGTGCCACCAAGCAGCTCTGTCGGTTCTCGGACCACCTGTCCAACCTGGCTCTGCAGGAGAGCCACGGCATCGTGCTGCCTGTCTATGTCCCCTGGGGGCTCTGTGAGCTTTCTAGACTCATAG GGTTCACACCTGGGGCGAGGGAGTTGTTCAAGCAGGAGAACCACTTGGCTCTGTACCAACTGCCATCTGGGGAGAAAACCAAGGAGTTCACCTCCCGCCGCCTTCACTACATCACAAAGCGCCAACCTCCCATTTCCCACCTCATCTCATTGTTTGTACGGGACTCTTCTTCCA ATAATGTTCAGATGCTGTCACACGGCTCAGCTGACCTTATCCTAGAGGCCTGCACTGACTTCTGGGATGGAACAGATATCTACCCTCTCTCAGGCTCAGACAG AAAGAAGATTTTAGACTTCTACCAgcgtgcctgtctgtctggttACTGCTCTGCCTTTGCATACAAACCCATGCAAGTGTCATTGTCCAGCCAGctaaatggaaaatgtataGAGCTGGCTCCCGGTCCCTGCCTCTTCTCTGGAGTTGAACTGCCCTCCACCACCCCCATCAAGCACAGCTCCAATAGGAATAGCTGGAGCTCAGATG AGGGTATAGGCGAGGGGGTGGAGCGTGAAGACTGTGTTCAAGCCCTGAGTGGGCAGATCTTCATGGGCATGGTGTCCTCCCAGTTCCAGGCTAGACTGGATACCGTTCGCCTCATTGATGCCCTGGTCACTGCCTGCATCcgctttgtttatttttccatgGAAGATGAGCTCCGCAGCAag GTTTTTGCAGAAAAGATGGGTTTAGAGACAGGCTGGAACTGTCATATCTCTCTGACTCCAAACGGAGACGGTCGCTGTGATGGAGCTCTGTCCAGCCCCAGTCACGGCTCCTTGCATGAAGACCTGAATCAGG ACTCCCGGGATGAAGCAGAAGGTCCACTGCTGCCTGAGGAGGAAGTCCACTCTGATCTTGCCAGCTTCCAGCCCACAGACAGTGACGTGCCCAGCTTTCTGGAGGACTGCAACAGG GCCAAGTTACCACGTGGCATTCGCCAGGTTCGCCCTCATTTGAAGAACATTGATAACGTGCCACTTTTGGTGCCGCTCTTCACTGACTGCACCCCAGACA CCATGTGTGAAATGATGAAGATCATGCAGGAGAACAGGGAGGTTACATGCTGTCTGGGAAGCTCTGCCAATTTCCGCAACAGTCGCTTGTTCCTCCAGAGTGACCTCAG CATTGCTCTGGATCCTTTGTACCCGTCGCAGTGTTCGTGGGAAACGTTTGGCTACGCCACTGGAGGAGGATTTAGTGGAGATGCTGAAGGTCTATCTCCTCTAAGGCTTTCTGGGCAGCTTAACAGTCTAGGCTGCTCCGCCACCTTCCATCAAGGAGAGAGTGTCAGCATGATAAAGCTCATCGAGCAG GCTCGTCACACAACCTCTGGCATCCGCAAgtgtttcctcttcctgctgcagtgCCAGCTCAGTCTGGTCATCATCCAG TTTTTAGCCTGTGTtgttcagcttcctcctccgaTGAACACTACTGATATTCTGTGGCTGTCGTGCTTCAGCTGTCCGCTTCTAAG TGTGTCTCTTTTGGGGAAGCCACCAGACAGTACAGTGATGACCGTTGCTACAGGAAAGAACTTAAATGCTATTCCAAGAAAG ACACAAAACTACTTCCTAGGCTGTTTCCTGTTGAAGTTTGGCCTGACTGTCTGTGCCTACCTGTTGGCCTTTGGGTTCACCCTGCAGGAGGTCTGCCTCCAAAGCAGAAACATAACCTTAGCTAATAATTCCAATGTCACCTGTGACATACTGATAATCAG ctctTCAGATGATTCTCCTCGCTGGTTTAATGAGTTGTCTAATGGCCTGCTGCTGACTCAAAAGGTCATGGCACTGTTTCTTGTTTTACACACAG TGGTGATCTCCCTCAGCTATGTCCACCGCTCTCAGCCGTTGTGGAGAAAAAGTCCATTTAGCAACACCTGGTGGTGCATTACAGTGCCTGTGGT GCTGCTCGGTCAAATAGTTCAGGCCACGGTGGATTACCTGTTGTGGCAAAAGCAGGGGAGCTTCCTGAATTTTCACTTGGGTGACATACCTCTGCTTTCCTGGCTGCTGGTCTCTGtgtccctgctgctggtggtggtggtcaaCGAAGTGGTGAAGCTACACGAAATACG GGTGCGTGTTCGCTACCAGAAGAGGCAGAAGCTGCAGTTTGAAACAAAGTTGGGGATGAACTCTCCATTCTGA
- the tmem94 gene encoding transmembrane protein 94 isoform X1, with the protein MEPQDKKKEEDAVTLGLSTGQALVKLRDQLSSLLEQHQRAAHRQASAQERWVNSFLYHGNRHSCLHWSGGALTLLVVLGLICCHGSQPEGSSGIEVVNALALLLLFLLNLLLVRRQERLKRSEMVRRLKGIITQLSDYLSGCVDEVQWAPSLYPDLYTPSSPSWSLHWTYRDSQLVNLPVGLLVEGDIIALRPGQEAFASLRGIKDDEHIVLEPGDLFPPFSPPPSPQGNEKRGPQNPQQHRLFRVVRTPILESVRNSLELALSRPVTVLDNERFTVQSVITKIVCPAVLLAFLLVNTVRYFCDAPSLTPPCYNFLQLQLMGVLPILPLLFPVMWVLVNAFGEARVLAEFSRVSPSGLLAKFSEDTLSSYTEVVSSQEMLRCVWRHLVGVLKGESQTLCYTSSLLHTLGSVTVLCCVDKQGVLSWPNPSPETVLFFSGRVEPPHNSQDDLRDDLSVNSYCRMEAEDDRDEVQEAEALLALPAESSAPGERPDASETSHDTARSSDTLRLRQPCQHTQGRTKHHSGSNVSFSHDTEGGEDDLAQDFVMGCLDAEAEDFVCDYHLEMLSLSQDQQNPASIQFDDLSWQCHLPSLKPLGLNIMLNLCNASATKQLCRFSDHLSNLALQESHGIVLPVYVPWGLCELSRLIGFTPGARELFKQENHLALYQLPSGEKTKEFTSRRLHYITKRQPPISHLISLFVRDSSSNNVQMLSHGSADLILEACTDFWDGTDIYPLSGSDRKKILDFYQRACLSGYCSAFAYKPMQVSLSSQLNGKCIELAPGPCLFSGVELPSTTPIKHSSNRNSWSSDEGIGEGVEREDCVQALSGQIFMGMVSSQFQARLDTVRLIDALVTACIRFVYFSMEDELRSKVFAEKMGLETGWNCHISLTPNGDGRCDGALSSPSHGSLHEDLNQDSRDEAEGPLLPEEEVHSDLASFQPTDSDVPSFLEDCNRAKLPRGIRQVRPHLKNIDNVPLLVPLFTDCTPDTMCEMMKIMQENREVTCCLGSSANFRNSRLFLQSDLSIALDPLYPSQCSWETFGYATGGGFSGDAEGLSPLRLSGQLNSLGCSATFHQGESVSMIKLIEQARHTTSGIRKCFLFLLQCQLSLVIIQFLACVVQLPPPMNTTDILWLSCFSCPLLSVSLLGKPPDSTVMTVATGKNLNAIPRKTQNYFLGCFLLKFGLTVCAYLLAFGFTLQEVCLQSRNITLANNSNVTCDILIISSSDDSPRWFNELSNGLLLTQKVMALFLVLHTVVISLSYVHRSQPLWRKSPFSNTWWCITVPVVLLGQIVQATVDYLLWQKQGSFLNFHLGDIPLLSWLLVSVSLLLVVVVNEVVKLHEIRVRVRYQKRQKLQFETKLGMNSPF; encoded by the exons ATGGAGCCGCAGGATAAGAAGAAG GAGGAGGATGCCGTGACTCTGGGCCTTTCAACCGGCCAGGCACTGGTGAAGCTCCGGGACCAGCtcagcagcctgctggagcagcaccagAGGGCTGCACACAGACAAGCCTCAGCACAG GAGCGGTGGGTAAATAGCTTCCTTTACCATGGAAACCGTCACTCCTGCCTTCATTGGTCAGGAGGTGCGCTTACTCTACTAGTGGTGCTGGGACtcatctgttgccatggcagccagCCAGAGGGCAG TTCTGGTATAGAGGTGGTGAATGCTCtcgccctcctccttctctttctgctcAACCTGCTGCTAGTCAGACGTCAGGAGAGGCTGAAGAGGAGTGAAATGGTCCGGCGCCTTAAGGGCATTATCACACAGCTAAGCG ACTATCTGTCAGGGTGCGTGGACGAAGTGCAGTGGGCTCCATCACTTTATCCTGACTTGTACACACCCTCGTCCCCATCGTGGTCCCTTCATTGGACCTACCGTGACTCCCAGCTGGTCAATCTGCCTGTCGGCCTGTTGGTGGAAGGGGACATCATTGCCCTGAGACCTGGGCAAGAGGCTTTTGCATCACTGCGGGGCATAAAA gaTGATGAGCACATTGTGTTGGAGCCAGGGGATTTATTCCCACCATtttccccacctccctccccacAAGGCAACGAGAAGAGAGGGCCTCAGAACCCCCAGCAACACCGCCTCTTCAGAGTGGTCCGGACGCCAATACTGGAATCAGTCAG GAACAGTTTGGAGCTGGCGCTGTCTCGGCCGGTCACAGTATTAGATAATGAGAGGTTCACAGTGCAGTCGGTCATCACCAAAATAGTCTGTCCTGCTGTGCTG CTGGCGTTCCTGCTGGTGAACACTGTTCGCTACTTCTGTGACGCACCCAGCCTCACACCTCCCTGCTATAATTTCCTTCAACTTCAG CTGATGGGGGTTCTGCCCATTTTACCTCTACTCTTCCCTGTCATGTGGGTGCTGGTGAATGCCTTTGGAGAGGCCAGAGTCCTTGCCGAGTTCAGCCGGGTGTCACCCTCTGGTCTG CTTGCTAAGTTCTCTGAGGACACTCTAAGCAGCTACACGGAAGTGGTTTCCTCGCAG GAGATGCTGCGTTGTGTGTGGAGGCACTTGGTCGGCGTCCTAAAGGGGGAGTCTCAGACGCTCTGCTACACTTCCAGCCTGTTACACACTCTCGGATCTGTCACT GTTTTGTGCTGTGTGGACAAGCAGGGTGTCCTATCGTGGCCTAACCCCAGTCCAGAGACTGTACTGTTCTTCAGTGGACGAGTAGAACCTCCTCACAACAGCCAGGATGATCTCAGGGATGACCTGTCTGTCAACTCTTACTGCCGTATGGAGGCTGAGGATGATCGAGATGAG GTCCAGGAGGCAGAGGCCCTGCTCGCTCTACCTGCAGAGTCGTCCGCACCGGGCGAGAGGCCAGACGCCAGCGAAACCTCCCATGACACTGCTCGCTCCTCTGACACGCTCAGACTCCGCCAGCCCTGTCAGCACACACAGGGTCGCACCAAACACCATTCTGGATCCAACGTGAGCTTTAGCCACGACACTGAGGGAGGCGAGGACGACCTGGCCCAG GATTTTGTGATGGGCTGTTTGGACGCAGAGGCTGAGGATTTTGTCTGTGACTACCACCTGGAAATGCTCAGCCTGTCGCAGGACCAGCAGAACCCAGCGAGCATCCAGTTCGACGACCTGTCCTGGCAGTGTCACTTGCCTTCCCTAAAGCCCCTGGGCCTTAACATCATGCTGAACCTGTGCAATGCCAGTGCCACCAAGCAGCTCTGTCGGTTCTCGGACCACCTGTCCAACCTGGCTCTGCAGGAGAGCCACGGCATCGTGCTGCCTGTCTATGTCCCCTGGGGGCTCTGTGAGCTTTCTAGACTCATAG GGTTCACACCTGGGGCGAGGGAGTTGTTCAAGCAGGAGAACCACTTGGCTCTGTACCAACTGCCATCTGGGGAGAAAACCAAGGAGTTCACCTCCCGCCGCCTTCACTACATCACAAAGCGCCAACCTCCCATTTCCCACCTCATCTCATTGTTTGTACGGGACTCTTCTTCCA ATAATGTTCAGATGCTGTCACACGGCTCAGCTGACCTTATCCTAGAGGCCTGCACTGACTTCTGGGATGGAACAGATATCTACCCTCTCTCAGGCTCAGACAG AAAGAAGATTTTAGACTTCTACCAgcgtgcctgtctgtctggttACTGCTCTGCCTTTGCATACAAACCCATGCAAGTGTCATTGTCCAGCCAGctaaatggaaaatgtataGAGCTGGCTCCCGGTCCCTGCCTCTTCTCTGGAGTTGAACTGCCCTCCACCACCCCCATCAAGCACAGCTCCAATAGGAATAGCTGGAGCTCAGATG AGGGTATAGGCGAGGGGGTGGAGCGTGAAGACTGTGTTCAAGCCCTGAGTGGGCAGATCTTCATGGGCATGGTGTCCTCCCAGTTCCAGGCTAGACTGGATACCGTTCGCCTCATTGATGCCCTGGTCACTGCCTGCATCcgctttgtttatttttccatgGAAGATGAGCTCCGCAGCAag GTTTTTGCAGAAAAGATGGGTTTAGAGACAGGCTGGAACTGTCATATCTCTCTGACTCCAAACGGAGACGGTCGCTGTGATGGAGCTCTGTCCAGCCCCAGTCACGGCTCCTTGCATGAAGACCTGAATCAGG ACTCCCGGGATGAAGCAGAAGGTCCACTGCTGCCTGAGGAGGAAGTCCACTCTGATCTTGCCAGCTTCCAGCCCACAGACAGTGACGTGCCCAGCTTTCTGGAGGACTGCAACAGG GCCAAGTTACCACGTGGCATTCGCCAGGTTCGCCCTCATTTGAAGAACATTGATAACGTGCCACTTTTGGTGCCGCTCTTCACTGACTGCACCCCAGACA CCATGTGTGAAATGATGAAGATCATGCAGGAGAACAGGGAGGTTACATGCTGTCTGGGAAGCTCTGCCAATTTCCGCAACAGTCGCTTGTTCCTCCAGAGTGACCTCAG CATTGCTCTGGATCCTTTGTACCCGTCGCAGTGTTCGTGGGAAACGTTTGGCTACGCCACTGGAGGAGGATTTAGTGGAGATGCTGAAGGTCTATCTCCTCTAAGGCTTTCTGGGCAGCTTAACAGTCTAGGCTGCTCCGCCACCTTCCATCAAGGAGAGAGTGTCAGCATGATAAAGCTCATCGAGCAG GCTCGTCACACAACCTCTGGCATCCGCAAgtgtttcctcttcctgctgcagtgCCAGCTCAGTCTGGTCATCATCCAG TTTTTAGCCTGTGTtgttcagcttcctcctccgaTGAACACTACTGATATTCTGTGGCTGTCGTGCTTCAGCTGTCCGCTTCTAAG TGTGTCTCTTTTGGGGAAGCCACCAGACAGTACAGTGATGACCGTTGCTACAGGAAAGAACTTAAATGCTATTCCAAGAAAG ACACAAAACTACTTCCTAGGCTGTTTCCTGTTGAAGTTTGGCCTGACTGTCTGTGCCTACCTGTTGGCCTTTGGGTTCACCCTGCAGGAGGTCTGCCTCCAAAGCAGAAACATAACCTTAGCTAATAATTCCAATGTCACCTGTGACATACTGATAATCAG ctctTCAGATGATTCTCCTCGCTGGTTTAATGAGTTGTCTAATGGCCTGCTGCTGACTCAAAAGGTCATGGCACTGTTTCTTGTTTTACACACAG TGGTGATCTCCCTCAGCTATGTCCACCGCTCTCAGCCGTTGTGGAGAAAAAGTCCATTTAGCAACACCTGGTGGTGCATTACAGTGCCTGTGGT GCTGCTCGGTCAAATAGTTCAGGCCACGGTGGATTACCTGTTGTGGCAAAAGCAGGGGAGCTTCCTGAATTTTCACTTGGGTGACATACCTCTGCTTTCCTGGCTGCTGGTCTCTGtgtccctgctgctggtggtggtggtcaaCGAAGTGGTGAAGCTACACGAAATACG GGTGCGTGTTCGCTACCAGAAGAGGCAGAAGCTGCAGTTTGAAACAAAGTTGGGGATGAACTCTCCATTCTGA